Proteins encoded within one genomic window of Siniperca chuatsi isolate FFG_IHB_CAS linkage group LG4, ASM2008510v1, whole genome shotgun sequence:
- the fkbp16 gene encoding FKBP prolyl isomerase 16 isoform X2, translating to METEPCCEEHKDAAVEPTEPDRDSHTVLPCGPAEEGEELCGREQAETESCAGGSKSTEIKSPSDPEHESGDAECKERRKLKKTNSWKMVRFQDPSTDDDVLERDSSAESLFPEYVLKEWTSSTFEELFMAEDWQDITEDRLLRKKVLESRAMHAQRPTWGQEVTVKMQCVLEDRTVVEKDCKLVFVIGEGDVNQALEECVISMEKGEITLLLADSQYGYGLLGREPDIPAWAPLLYQLQLLDIREKPDPLTLPIADRIRIGNQKRERGNFHFQREEYCMAARAYFMALDVLTTRSKDGGDGSMKAEEEEVQDYRVKCLNNLATAQLKLEQYDEALHTSRDVLTLEPNNVKALFRAGKLLSDKGEYKEAMEVLKKALKLEPATKAIHIELSKLVKRQSGGKDAQDWKAKPADMLGDNIAPFLIPSKKKQFGLSWKIILGALVVALGSLVTSMILTARN from the exons ATGGAGACAGAGCCATGTTGTGAAGAGCATAAAGACGCTGCTGTGGAGCCTACAGAGCCTGACAGGGACAGTCACACCGTGCTGCCCTGTGGGCCTGCAGAGGAAGGTGAGGAGCTGTGTGGGAGAGAGCAGGCTGAAACAGAGAGCTGTGCAGGAGGGAGTAAAAGCACTGAGATAAAAAGCCCCTCTGATCCTGAGCATGAAAGTGGAGACGCAGAATGCAAGGAAcggagaaaactgaaaaaaacaaacagctggaaGATGGTACGATTCCAAGACCCATCAACAGATGACGATGTGTTGGAGAGGGACAGCTCAGCAGAGAGTCTCTTTCCAGAATATGTGTTGAAGGAGTGGACTTCCTCGACCTTTGAGGAGCTCTTCATGGCAGAAGATTGGCAGGACATCACAG AGGACCGGCTGTTGAGGAAGAAGGTGCTGGAGTCCAGGGCCATGCATGCTCAGCGCCCCACCTGGGGCCAGGAGGTTACTGTGAAGATGCAATGTGTCCTGGAGGACCGCACTGTGGTGGAGAAGGACTGCAAGCTTGTCTTTGTTATTGGAGAGGGAGATGTAAACCAG GCCCTGGAGGAGTGTGTCATATCCATGGAGAAGGGTGAGATCACATTACTGCTGGCAGATTCACAGTATGGCTATGGACTTCTGGGAAG GGAACCTGATATTCCAGCATGGGCTCCTTTACTCTACCAGCTCCAGCTGCTGGACATCAGAGAGAAACCAGACCCGTTAACTCTGCCCATTGCAGACCGCATCCGCATCGGCAACCAGAAACGAGAGCGAGGAAACTTTCATTTCCAGAGAGAGGAATACTGCATGGCTGCCAGAGCCTATTTTATGGCTCTGGATGTGCTAACCACACGCAGCAAAG ATGGTGGTGATGGCAGCAtgaaggcagaggaggaggaggtgcaggacTACCGGGTGAAGTGTTTGAACAACCTGGCCACTGCTCAGCTCAAACTGGAGCAGTACGATGAGGCACTGCACACCAGTCGGGATGTTCTGACCCTCGAGCCAAACAACGTCAAGGCCCTTTTCAGGGCAGGAAAG CTTCTGTCAGACAAGGGTGAATACAAAGAGGCGATGGAGGTGCTAAAAAAGGCCTTGAAACTGGAGCCGGCCACCAAG GCAATCCACATTGAGTTATCTAAACTCGTCAAAAGGCAATCAGGAGGAAAAGATGCTCAGGATTGGAAAGCTAAACCAGCGGACATGCTTGGAGACAATATCGCACCTTTTCTGATTCCTTCTAAGAAGAAACAGTTT gGACTTTCCTGGAAGATTATACTCGGAGCTCTGGTTGTAGCCTTGGGCAGCTTAGTGACGTCAATGATTCTGACTGCAAGAAACTGA
- the fkbp16 gene encoding FKBP prolyl isomerase 16 isoform X1, translated as METEPCCEEHKDAAVEPTEPDRDSHTVLPCGPAEEGEELCGREQAETESCAGGSKSTEIKSPSDPEHESGDAECKERRKLKKTNSWKMVRFQDPSTDDDVLERDSSAESLFPEYVLKEWTSSTFEELFMAEDWQDITEDRLLRKKVLESRAMHAQRPTWGQEVTVKMQCVLEDRTVVEKDCKLVFVIGEGDVNQALEECVISMEKGEITLLLADSQYGYGLLGREPDIPAWAPLLYQLQLLDIREKPDPLTLPIADRIRIGNQKRERGNFHFQREEYCMAARAYFMALDVLTTRSKDGGDGSMKAEEEEVQDYRVKCLNNLATAQLKLEQYDEALHTSRDVLTLEPNNVKALFRAGKLLSDKGEYKEAMEVLKKALKLEPATKAIHIELSKLVKRQSGGKDAQDWKAKPADMLGDNIAPFLIPSKKKQFVSHNRYISNRFCSDNRLDFDCLCCCVLGTFLEDYTRSSGCSLGQLSDVNDSDCKKLKSSSCAGAEFGLQSSLVKFS; from the exons ATGGAGACAGAGCCATGTTGTGAAGAGCATAAAGACGCTGCTGTGGAGCCTACAGAGCCTGACAGGGACAGTCACACCGTGCTGCCCTGTGGGCCTGCAGAGGAAGGTGAGGAGCTGTGTGGGAGAGAGCAGGCTGAAACAGAGAGCTGTGCAGGAGGGAGTAAAAGCACTGAGATAAAAAGCCCCTCTGATCCTGAGCATGAAAGTGGAGACGCAGAATGCAAGGAAcggagaaaactgaaaaaaacaaacagctggaaGATGGTACGATTCCAAGACCCATCAACAGATGACGATGTGTTGGAGAGGGACAGCTCAGCAGAGAGTCTCTTTCCAGAATATGTGTTGAAGGAGTGGACTTCCTCGACCTTTGAGGAGCTCTTCATGGCAGAAGATTGGCAGGACATCACAG AGGACCGGCTGTTGAGGAAGAAGGTGCTGGAGTCCAGGGCCATGCATGCTCAGCGCCCCACCTGGGGCCAGGAGGTTACTGTGAAGATGCAATGTGTCCTGGAGGACCGCACTGTGGTGGAGAAGGACTGCAAGCTTGTCTTTGTTATTGGAGAGGGAGATGTAAACCAG GCCCTGGAGGAGTGTGTCATATCCATGGAGAAGGGTGAGATCACATTACTGCTGGCAGATTCACAGTATGGCTATGGACTTCTGGGAAG GGAACCTGATATTCCAGCATGGGCTCCTTTACTCTACCAGCTCCAGCTGCTGGACATCAGAGAGAAACCAGACCCGTTAACTCTGCCCATTGCAGACCGCATCCGCATCGGCAACCAGAAACGAGAGCGAGGAAACTTTCATTTCCAGAGAGAGGAATACTGCATGGCTGCCAGAGCCTATTTTATGGCTCTGGATGTGCTAACCACACGCAGCAAAG ATGGTGGTGATGGCAGCAtgaaggcagaggaggaggaggtgcaggacTACCGGGTGAAGTGTTTGAACAACCTGGCCACTGCTCAGCTCAAACTGGAGCAGTACGATGAGGCACTGCACACCAGTCGGGATGTTCTGACCCTCGAGCCAAACAACGTCAAGGCCCTTTTCAGGGCAGGAAAG CTTCTGTCAGACAAGGGTGAATACAAAGAGGCGATGGAGGTGCTAAAAAAGGCCTTGAAACTGGAGCCGGCCACCAAG GCAATCCACATTGAGTTATCTAAACTCGTCAAAAGGCAATCAGGAGGAAAAGATGCTCAGGATTGGAAAGCTAAACCAGCGGACATGCTTGGAGACAATATCGCACCTTTTCTGATTCCTTCTAAGAAGAAACAGTTTGTAAGCCATAACAGATATATCTCCAATAGGTTTTGTTCTGATAACAGACTGGATTTTGActgtctttgttgttgtgttttaggGACTTTCCTGGAAGATTATACTCGGAGCTCTGGTTGTAGCCTTGGGCAGCTTAGTGACGTCAATGATTCTGACTGCAAGAAACTGAAATCATCATCATGTGCAGGTGCAGAGTTTGGTCTCCAGTCCTCTTTAGTCAAGTTCAGTTGA